Proteins encoded within one genomic window of Lynx canadensis isolate LIC74 chromosome B2, mLynCan4.pri.v2, whole genome shotgun sequence:
- the BCLAF1 gene encoding bcl-2-associated transcription factor 1 isoform X4: protein MGRSNSRSHSSRSKSRSQSSSRSRSRSHSRKKRYRSRSRTYSRSRSRDRIYSRDYRRDYRNNRGMRRPYGYRGRGRGYYQGGGGRYHRGGYRPVWNRRHSRSPRRGRSRSRSPKRRSVSSQRSRSRSRRSYRSSRSPRSSSSRSSSPYSKSPVSKRRGSQEKQTKKAEGEPQEESSLKSKSQEEPKDTFEHDPSESIDEFNKSSATSGDIWPGLSAYDNSPRSPHSPSPIATPPSQSSSCSDAPMLSTVHSAKNTPSQHSHSIQHSPERSGSGSVGNGSSRYSPSQNSPIHHIPSRRSPAKTITPQNAPRDEARGRSSFYPDGGDQETAKTGKFLKRFTDEESRVFLLDRGNTRDKEAPKEKGSEKGRAEGEWEDQEALDYFSDKESGKQKFNDSEGDDTEETEDYRQFRKSVLADQGKNFATTSHRNTEEEGPKYKSKVSLKGNRESDGFREEKNYKLKETGYVVERPSTAKDKHKEDDKNSERITVKKETQSPEQVKSEKLKDLFDYSPPLHKNLDAREKSTFREESPLRIKMIASDSHRPEVKLKMAPVPLDDSNRPASLTKDRLLASTLVHSVKKEQEFRSIFDHIKLPQASKSTSESFIQHIVSLVHHVKEQYFKSAAVTLNERFTSYQKATEEHSARQKSPEIHRRIDISPSALRKHTRLAGEERVFKEENQKGDKKLRCDSADLRHDIDRRRKERSKERGDSKGSRESSGSRKQEKTPKDYKEYKSYKDDSKHKSREQDHSRSSSSSASPSSPSSREEKESKKEREDEFKTHHELKEYSGFGGVSRPRGTFHDDRDDGVDYWAKRGRGRGTFQRGRGRFNFKKSGSSPKWTHDKYQGDGIVEDEEETMENNEEKKDRRKEEKE from the exons atgggtCGCTCCAATTCTAGATCACATTCTTCGAGATCAAAGTCTAGATCACAGTCTAGTTCTCGATCAAGATCAAGATCACATTCTAGAAAGAAGAGATACAG GTCTCGTTCCAGGACATACTCAAGATCTCGTAGTAGAGATCGTATTTATTCTAGAGATTATCGTCGAGATTACAGAAATAATAGAGGAATGAGACGGCCTTATGGGtacagaggaaggggcagagggtaTTATCAAGGAGGAGGAGGTAGATACCATCGAGGTGGTTATAGACCTGTCTGGAATAGAAGACACTCTAGGAGTCCTAGACGAGGTCGTTCACGTTCCAGGAGTCCAAAAAGAAGATCCGTTTCTTCTCAAAGATCCCGAAGCAGATCTCGCCGGTCATATAGATCTTCTAGGTCTCCAAGATCATCCTCTTCTCGTTCTTCATCCCCATATAGCAAATCTCCTGTCTCTAAAAGACGAGGGTCtcaggaaaaacaaaccaaaaaagctgAAGGGGAGCCCCAAGAAGAGAGTTCTTTGAAAAGTAAATCACAGGAGGAACCGAAAGATACATTTGAACATGATCCATCTGAATCTATTGATGAGTTTAACAAATCATCAGCCACATCTGGTGATATTTGGCCTGGCCTTTCAGCCTATGATAACAGTCCCAGATCTCCTCATAGTCCTTCACCGATCGCTACACCACCTAGTCAGAGTTCGTCTTGCTCTGATGCCCCCATGCTCAGTACAGTTCACTCTGCAAAAAACACCCCCTCTCAGCATTCACATTCCATTCAGCATAGTCCTGAAAGATCTGGGTCTGGTTCTGTTGGAAATGGATCTAGTCGGTACAGTCCTTCTCAGAATAGTCCAATTCATCATATCCCTTCACGAAGAAGCCCTGCAAAGACAATCACACCACAGAATGCTCCAAGAGATGAGGCTAGGGGACGTTCTTCATTTTATCCTGATGGTGGAGATCAGGAAACTGCAAAGACAGGAAAATTCTTGAAAAG GTTCACAGATGAAGAGTCTAGAGTATTCCTGCTTGATAGGGGTAATACCAGGGATAAAGAGGCTCCAAAggagaaaggatcagagaaagggagggcagagggagaatgggAAGATCAGGAAGCTCTAGATTACTTTAGCGATAAAGAGTCtggaaaacaaaagtttaatgatTCCGAAGGGGATgacacagaggagacagaggactaTAGACAGTTCAGGAAGTCAGTCCTTGCAGATCAGGGTAAAAATTTTGCTACTACATCTCACCGGAATACTGAGGAGGAAGGACCCAAGTACAAGTCCAAAGTTTCACTGAAAGGCAATAGAGAAAGTGATggatttagagaagaaaaaaactataaacttAAAGAGACTGGCTACGTAGTGGAAAGGCCTAGCACTGCAAAAGATAAGCACAAGGAAGACgacaaaaattctgaaagaataaCAGTAAAGAAAGAAACTCAGTCACCTGAGCAGGTAAAGTCTGAAAAGCTCAAAGACCTCTTTGATTACAGTCCCCCTCTACACAAGAATCTGGATGCACGAGAAAAGTCTACCTTCAGAGAggagagcccacttaggatcaaAATGATAGCCAGTGATTCTCATCGACCTGAAGTCAAACTCAAAATGGCACCCGTTCCACTTGATGATTCTAACAG ACCTGCTTCCTTGACTAAAGACAGGCTACTTGCTAGTACACTTGTCCATTCTGTCAAGAAAGAACAAGAATTCCGATCCATCTTTGACCACATTAAGTTGCCACAGGCCAGCAAAAGCACTTCAgagtcatttattcaacacattgTGTCCTTGGTTCATCATGTTAAAG AGCAATACTTCAAATCAGCTGCAGTGACTCTAAACGAGAGGTTCACTTCGTATCAGAAAGCCACTGAAGAACATAGTGCCAGGCAAAAGAGCCCTGAGATACACAG gAGAATTGACATCTCTCCAAGTGCCCTGAGGAAGCATACTCGTTtagcaggagaagagagagtttttaaagaagaaaatcaaaag GGAGATAAAAAATTAAGGTGTGATTCTGCTGATCTTCGGCATGACATTGATCGtcggagaaaagaaagaagtaaagaacgGGGGGATTCCAAGGGCTCCAGGGAATCCAGTGGatcaagaaagcaggaaaaaactccAAAAGATTACAAGGAATACAAATCTTACAAAGATGACAG TAAACATAAAAGTAGAGAGCAAGATCATTCTCGATCTTCATCATCTTCAGCGTCACCTTCTTCTCCCAGTTCTcgggaagaaaaggagagtaagaaggaaagagaagacgaGTTTAAAACTCACCACGAACTGAAAGAATACTCAGGCTTTGGAGGAGTTAGCCGACCACGAGGAACCTTT CATGATGACAGAGATGATGGTGTGGATTATTGGGCCAAAAGAGGAAGAGGTCGTGGTACTTTTCAACGTGGCAGAGGGCGCTTTAACTTCAAAAAATCAGGTAGCAGTCCAAAATGGACTCATGACAAATACCAAGGGGACGGGATTGTTGAAGATGAAGAAGAGaccatggaaaataatgaagaaaagaaggacagacgcaaagaagaaaag gaaTAG
- the BCLAF1 gene encoding bcl-2-associated transcription factor 1 isoform X3: MGRSNSRSHSSRSKSRSQSSSRSRSRSHSRKKRYSSRSRSRTYSRSRSRDRIYSRDYRRDYRNNRGMRRPYGYRGRGRGYYQGGGGRYHRGGYRPVWNRRHSRSPRRGRSRSRSPKRRSVSSQRSRSRSRRSYRSSRSPRSSSSRSSSPYSKSPVSKRRGSQEKQTKKAEGEPQEESSLKSKSQEEPKDTFEHDPSESIDEFNKSSATSGDIWPGLSAYDNSPRSPHSPSPIATPPSQSSSCSDAPMLSTVHSAKNTPSQHSHSIQHSPERSGSGSVGNGSSRYSPSQNSPIHHIPSRRSPAKTITPQNAPRDEARGRSSFYPDGGDQETAKTGKFLKRFTDEESRVFLLDRGNTRDKEAPKEKGSEKGRAEGEWEDQEALDYFSDKESGKQKFNDSEGDDTEETEDYRQFRKSVLADQGKNFATTSHRNTEEEGPKYKSKVSLKGNRESDGFREEKNYKLKETGYVVERPSTAKDKHKEDDKNSERITVKKETQSPEQVKSEKLKDLFDYSPPLHKNLDAREKSTFREESPLRIKMIASDSHRPEVKLKMAPVPLDDSNRPASLTKDRLLASTLVHSVKKEQEFRSIFDHIKLPQASKSTSESFIQHIVSLVHHVKEQYFKSAAVTLNERFTSYQKATEEHSARQKSPEIHRRIDISPSALRKHTRLAGEERVFKEENQKGDKKLRCDSADLRHDIDRRRKERSKERGDSKGSRESSGSRKQEKTPKDYKEYKSYKDDSKHKSREQDHSRSSSSSASPSSPSSREEKESKKEREDEFKTHHELKEYSGFGGVSRPRGTFHDDRDDGVDYWAKRGRGRGTFQRGRGRFNFKKSGSSPKWTHDKYQGDGIVEDEEETMENNEEKKDRRKEEKE, encoded by the exons atgggtCGCTCCAATTCTAGATCACATTCTTCGAGATCAAAGTCTAGATCACAGTCTAGTTCTCGATCAAGATCAAGATCACATTCTAGAAAGAAGAGATACAG ttctaGGTCTCGTTCCAGGACATACTCAAGATCTCGTAGTAGAGATCGTATTTATTCTAGAGATTATCGTCGAGATTACAGAAATAATAGAGGAATGAGACGGCCTTATGGGtacagaggaaggggcagagggtaTTATCAAGGAGGAGGAGGTAGATACCATCGAGGTGGTTATAGACCTGTCTGGAATAGAAGACACTCTAGGAGTCCTAGACGAGGTCGTTCACGTTCCAGGAGTCCAAAAAGAAGATCCGTTTCTTCTCAAAGATCCCGAAGCAGATCTCGCCGGTCATATAGATCTTCTAGGTCTCCAAGATCATCCTCTTCTCGTTCTTCATCCCCATATAGCAAATCTCCTGTCTCTAAAAGACGAGGGTCtcaggaaaaacaaaccaaaaaagctgAAGGGGAGCCCCAAGAAGAGAGTTCTTTGAAAAGTAAATCACAGGAGGAACCGAAAGATACATTTGAACATGATCCATCTGAATCTATTGATGAGTTTAACAAATCATCAGCCACATCTGGTGATATTTGGCCTGGCCTTTCAGCCTATGATAACAGTCCCAGATCTCCTCATAGTCCTTCACCGATCGCTACACCACCTAGTCAGAGTTCGTCTTGCTCTGATGCCCCCATGCTCAGTACAGTTCACTCTGCAAAAAACACCCCCTCTCAGCATTCACATTCCATTCAGCATAGTCCTGAAAGATCTGGGTCTGGTTCTGTTGGAAATGGATCTAGTCGGTACAGTCCTTCTCAGAATAGTCCAATTCATCATATCCCTTCACGAAGAAGCCCTGCAAAGACAATCACACCACAGAATGCTCCAAGAGATGAGGCTAGGGGACGTTCTTCATTTTATCCTGATGGTGGAGATCAGGAAACTGCAAAGACAGGAAAATTCTTGAAAAG GTTCACAGATGAAGAGTCTAGAGTATTCCTGCTTGATAGGGGTAATACCAGGGATAAAGAGGCTCCAAAggagaaaggatcagagaaagggagggcagagggagaatgggAAGATCAGGAAGCTCTAGATTACTTTAGCGATAAAGAGTCtggaaaacaaaagtttaatgatTCCGAAGGGGATgacacagaggagacagaggactaTAGACAGTTCAGGAAGTCAGTCCTTGCAGATCAGGGTAAAAATTTTGCTACTACATCTCACCGGAATACTGAGGAGGAAGGACCCAAGTACAAGTCCAAAGTTTCACTGAAAGGCAATAGAGAAAGTGATggatttagagaagaaaaaaactataaacttAAAGAGACTGGCTACGTAGTGGAAAGGCCTAGCACTGCAAAAGATAAGCACAAGGAAGACgacaaaaattctgaaagaataaCAGTAAAGAAAGAAACTCAGTCACCTGAGCAGGTAAAGTCTGAAAAGCTCAAAGACCTCTTTGATTACAGTCCCCCTCTACACAAGAATCTGGATGCACGAGAAAAGTCTACCTTCAGAGAggagagcccacttaggatcaaAATGATAGCCAGTGATTCTCATCGACCTGAAGTCAAACTCAAAATGGCACCCGTTCCACTTGATGATTCTAACAG ACCTGCTTCCTTGACTAAAGACAGGCTACTTGCTAGTACACTTGTCCATTCTGTCAAGAAAGAACAAGAATTCCGATCCATCTTTGACCACATTAAGTTGCCACAGGCCAGCAAAAGCACTTCAgagtcatttattcaacacattgTGTCCTTGGTTCATCATGTTAAAG AGCAATACTTCAAATCAGCTGCAGTGACTCTAAACGAGAGGTTCACTTCGTATCAGAAAGCCACTGAAGAACATAGTGCCAGGCAAAAGAGCCCTGAGATACACAG gAGAATTGACATCTCTCCAAGTGCCCTGAGGAAGCATACTCGTTtagcaggagaagagagagtttttaaagaagaaaatcaaaag GGAGATAAAAAATTAAGGTGTGATTCTGCTGATCTTCGGCATGACATTGATCGtcggagaaaagaaagaagtaaagaacgGGGGGATTCCAAGGGCTCCAGGGAATCCAGTGGatcaagaaagcaggaaaaaactccAAAAGATTACAAGGAATACAAATCTTACAAAGATGACAG TAAACATAAAAGTAGAGAGCAAGATCATTCTCGATCTTCATCATCTTCAGCGTCACCTTCTTCTCCCAGTTCTcgggaagaaaaggagagtaagaaggaaagagaagacgaGTTTAAAACTCACCACGAACTGAAAGAATACTCAGGCTTTGGAGGAGTTAGCCGACCACGAGGAACCTTT CATGATGACAGAGATGATGGTGTGGATTATTGGGCCAAAAGAGGAAGAGGTCGTGGTACTTTTCAACGTGGCAGAGGGCGCTTTAACTTCAAAAAATCAGGTAGCAGTCCAAAATGGACTCATGACAAATACCAAGGGGACGGGATTGTTGAAGATGAAGAAGAGaccatggaaaataatgaagaaaagaaggacagacgcaaagaagaaaag gaaTAG
- the BCLAF1 gene encoding bcl-2-associated transcription factor 1 isoform X2, with the protein MGRSNSRSHSSRSKSRSQSSSRSRSRSHSRKKRYRSRSRTYSRSRSRDRIYSRDYRRDYRNNRGMRRPYGYRGRGRGYYQGGGGRYHRGGYRPVWNRRHSRSPRRGRSRSRSPKRRSVSSQRSRSRSRRSYRSSRSPRSSSSRSSSPYSKSPVSKRRGSQEKQTKKAEGEPQEESSLKSKSQEEPKDTFEHDPSESIDEFNKSSATSGDIWPGLSAYDNSPRSPHSPSPIATPPSQSSSCSDAPMLSTVHSAKNTPSQHSHSIQHSPERSGSGSVGNGSSRYSPSQNSPIHHIPSRRSPAKTITPQNAPRDEARGRSSFYPDGGDQETAKTGKFLKRFTDEESRVFLLDRGNTRDKEAPKEKGSEKGRAEGEWEDQEALDYFSDKESGKQKFNDSEGDDTEETEDYRQFRKSVLADQGKNFATTSHRNTEEEGPKYKSKVSLKGNRESDGFREEKNYKLKETGYVVERPSTAKDKHKEDDKNSERITVKKETQSPEQVKSEKLKDLFDYSPPLHKNLDAREKSTFREESPLRIKMIASDSHRPEVKLKMAPVPLDDSNRPASLTKDRLLASTLVHSVKKEQEFRSIFDHIKLPQASKSTSESFIQHIVSLVHHVKEQYFKSAAVTLNERFTSYQKATEEHSARQKSPEIHRRIDISPSALRKHTRLAGEERVFKEENQKGDKKLRCDSADLRHDIDRRRKERSKERGDSKGSRESSGSRKQEKTPKDYKEYKSYKDDSKHKSREQDHSRSSSSSASPSSPSSREEKESKKEREDEFKTHHELKEYSGFGGVSRPRGTFFRIRGRGRARGVFAGTNTGPNNSNTTFQKRPKEEEWDPEYTPKSKKYFLHDDRDDGVDYWAKRGRGRGTFQRGRGRFNFKKSGSSPKWTHDKYQGDGIVEDEEETMENNEEKKDRRKEEKE; encoded by the exons atgggtCGCTCCAATTCTAGATCACATTCTTCGAGATCAAAGTCTAGATCACAGTCTAGTTCTCGATCAAGATCAAGATCACATTCTAGAAAGAAGAGATACAG GTCTCGTTCCAGGACATACTCAAGATCTCGTAGTAGAGATCGTATTTATTCTAGAGATTATCGTCGAGATTACAGAAATAATAGAGGAATGAGACGGCCTTATGGGtacagaggaaggggcagagggtaTTATCAAGGAGGAGGAGGTAGATACCATCGAGGTGGTTATAGACCTGTCTGGAATAGAAGACACTCTAGGAGTCCTAGACGAGGTCGTTCACGTTCCAGGAGTCCAAAAAGAAGATCCGTTTCTTCTCAAAGATCCCGAAGCAGATCTCGCCGGTCATATAGATCTTCTAGGTCTCCAAGATCATCCTCTTCTCGTTCTTCATCCCCATATAGCAAATCTCCTGTCTCTAAAAGACGAGGGTCtcaggaaaaacaaaccaaaaaagctgAAGGGGAGCCCCAAGAAGAGAGTTCTTTGAAAAGTAAATCACAGGAGGAACCGAAAGATACATTTGAACATGATCCATCTGAATCTATTGATGAGTTTAACAAATCATCAGCCACATCTGGTGATATTTGGCCTGGCCTTTCAGCCTATGATAACAGTCCCAGATCTCCTCATAGTCCTTCACCGATCGCTACACCACCTAGTCAGAGTTCGTCTTGCTCTGATGCCCCCATGCTCAGTACAGTTCACTCTGCAAAAAACACCCCCTCTCAGCATTCACATTCCATTCAGCATAGTCCTGAAAGATCTGGGTCTGGTTCTGTTGGAAATGGATCTAGTCGGTACAGTCCTTCTCAGAATAGTCCAATTCATCATATCCCTTCACGAAGAAGCCCTGCAAAGACAATCACACCACAGAATGCTCCAAGAGATGAGGCTAGGGGACGTTCTTCATTTTATCCTGATGGTGGAGATCAGGAAACTGCAAAGACAGGAAAATTCTTGAAAAG GTTCACAGATGAAGAGTCTAGAGTATTCCTGCTTGATAGGGGTAATACCAGGGATAAAGAGGCTCCAAAggagaaaggatcagagaaagggagggcagagggagaatgggAAGATCAGGAAGCTCTAGATTACTTTAGCGATAAAGAGTCtggaaaacaaaagtttaatgatTCCGAAGGGGATgacacagaggagacagaggactaTAGACAGTTCAGGAAGTCAGTCCTTGCAGATCAGGGTAAAAATTTTGCTACTACATCTCACCGGAATACTGAGGAGGAAGGACCCAAGTACAAGTCCAAAGTTTCACTGAAAGGCAATAGAGAAAGTGATggatttagagaagaaaaaaactataaacttAAAGAGACTGGCTACGTAGTGGAAAGGCCTAGCACTGCAAAAGATAAGCACAAGGAAGACgacaaaaattctgaaagaataaCAGTAAAGAAAGAAACTCAGTCACCTGAGCAGGTAAAGTCTGAAAAGCTCAAAGACCTCTTTGATTACAGTCCCCCTCTACACAAGAATCTGGATGCACGAGAAAAGTCTACCTTCAGAGAggagagcccacttaggatcaaAATGATAGCCAGTGATTCTCATCGACCTGAAGTCAAACTCAAAATGGCACCCGTTCCACTTGATGATTCTAACAG ACCTGCTTCCTTGACTAAAGACAGGCTACTTGCTAGTACACTTGTCCATTCTGTCAAGAAAGAACAAGAATTCCGATCCATCTTTGACCACATTAAGTTGCCACAGGCCAGCAAAAGCACTTCAgagtcatttattcaacacattgTGTCCTTGGTTCATCATGTTAAAG AGCAATACTTCAAATCAGCTGCAGTGACTCTAAACGAGAGGTTCACTTCGTATCAGAAAGCCACTGAAGAACATAGTGCCAGGCAAAAGAGCCCTGAGATACACAG gAGAATTGACATCTCTCCAAGTGCCCTGAGGAAGCATACTCGTTtagcaggagaagagagagtttttaaagaagaaaatcaaaag GGAGATAAAAAATTAAGGTGTGATTCTGCTGATCTTCGGCATGACATTGATCGtcggagaaaagaaagaagtaaagaacgGGGGGATTCCAAGGGCTCCAGGGAATCCAGTGGatcaagaaagcaggaaaaaactccAAAAGATTACAAGGAATACAAATCTTACAAAGATGACAG TAAACATAAAAGTAGAGAGCAAGATCATTCTCGATCTTCATCATCTTCAGCGTCACCTTCTTCTCCCAGTTCTcgggaagaaaaggagagtaagaaggaaagagaagacgaGTTTAAAACTCACCACGAACTGAAAGAATACTCAGGCTTTGGAGGAGTTAGCCGACCACGAGGAACCTTT TTTCGAAttagaggcagaggaagagccaGAGGAGTTTTTGCTGGGACAAATACTGGTCCAAACAACTCAAATACTACTTTTCAAAAGAGACCGAAGGAAGAGGAATGGGATCCAGAATATACCCCAAAGAGCAAGAAGTACTTCTTG CATGATGACAGAGATGATGGTGTGGATTATTGGGCCAAAAGAGGAAGAGGTCGTGGTACTTTTCAACGTGGCAGAGGGCGCTTTAACTTCAAAAAATCAGGTAGCAGTCCAAAATGGACTCATGACAAATACCAAGGGGACGGGATTGTTGAAGATGAAGAAGAGaccatggaaaataatgaagaaaagaaggacagacgcaaagaagaaaag gaaTAG
- the BCLAF1 gene encoding bcl-2-associated transcription factor 1 isoform X1, whose protein sequence is MGRSNSRSHSSRSKSRSQSSSRSRSRSHSRKKRYSSRSRSRTYSRSRSRDRIYSRDYRRDYRNNRGMRRPYGYRGRGRGYYQGGGGRYHRGGYRPVWNRRHSRSPRRGRSRSRSPKRRSVSSQRSRSRSRRSYRSSRSPRSSSSRSSSPYSKSPVSKRRGSQEKQTKKAEGEPQEESSLKSKSQEEPKDTFEHDPSESIDEFNKSSATSGDIWPGLSAYDNSPRSPHSPSPIATPPSQSSSCSDAPMLSTVHSAKNTPSQHSHSIQHSPERSGSGSVGNGSSRYSPSQNSPIHHIPSRRSPAKTITPQNAPRDEARGRSSFYPDGGDQETAKTGKFLKRFTDEESRVFLLDRGNTRDKEAPKEKGSEKGRAEGEWEDQEALDYFSDKESGKQKFNDSEGDDTEETEDYRQFRKSVLADQGKNFATTSHRNTEEEGPKYKSKVSLKGNRESDGFREEKNYKLKETGYVVERPSTAKDKHKEDDKNSERITVKKETQSPEQVKSEKLKDLFDYSPPLHKNLDAREKSTFREESPLRIKMIASDSHRPEVKLKMAPVPLDDSNRPASLTKDRLLASTLVHSVKKEQEFRSIFDHIKLPQASKSTSESFIQHIVSLVHHVKEQYFKSAAVTLNERFTSYQKATEEHSARQKSPEIHRRIDISPSALRKHTRLAGEERVFKEENQKGDKKLRCDSADLRHDIDRRRKERSKERGDSKGSRESSGSRKQEKTPKDYKEYKSYKDDSKHKSREQDHSRSSSSSASPSSPSSREEKESKKEREDEFKTHHELKEYSGFGGVSRPRGTFFRIRGRGRARGVFAGTNTGPNNSNTTFQKRPKEEEWDPEYTPKSKKYFLHDDRDDGVDYWAKRGRGRGTFQRGRGRFNFKKSGSSPKWTHDKYQGDGIVEDEEETMENNEEKKDRRKEEKE, encoded by the exons atgggtCGCTCCAATTCTAGATCACATTCTTCGAGATCAAAGTCTAGATCACAGTCTAGTTCTCGATCAAGATCAAGATCACATTCTAGAAAGAAGAGATACAG ttctaGGTCTCGTTCCAGGACATACTCAAGATCTCGTAGTAGAGATCGTATTTATTCTAGAGATTATCGTCGAGATTACAGAAATAATAGAGGAATGAGACGGCCTTATGGGtacagaggaaggggcagagggtaTTATCAAGGAGGAGGAGGTAGATACCATCGAGGTGGTTATAGACCTGTCTGGAATAGAAGACACTCTAGGAGTCCTAGACGAGGTCGTTCACGTTCCAGGAGTCCAAAAAGAAGATCCGTTTCTTCTCAAAGATCCCGAAGCAGATCTCGCCGGTCATATAGATCTTCTAGGTCTCCAAGATCATCCTCTTCTCGTTCTTCATCCCCATATAGCAAATCTCCTGTCTCTAAAAGACGAGGGTCtcaggaaaaacaaaccaaaaaagctgAAGGGGAGCCCCAAGAAGAGAGTTCTTTGAAAAGTAAATCACAGGAGGAACCGAAAGATACATTTGAACATGATCCATCTGAATCTATTGATGAGTTTAACAAATCATCAGCCACATCTGGTGATATTTGGCCTGGCCTTTCAGCCTATGATAACAGTCCCAGATCTCCTCATAGTCCTTCACCGATCGCTACACCACCTAGTCAGAGTTCGTCTTGCTCTGATGCCCCCATGCTCAGTACAGTTCACTCTGCAAAAAACACCCCCTCTCAGCATTCACATTCCATTCAGCATAGTCCTGAAAGATCTGGGTCTGGTTCTGTTGGAAATGGATCTAGTCGGTACAGTCCTTCTCAGAATAGTCCAATTCATCATATCCCTTCACGAAGAAGCCCTGCAAAGACAATCACACCACAGAATGCTCCAAGAGATGAGGCTAGGGGACGTTCTTCATTTTATCCTGATGGTGGAGATCAGGAAACTGCAAAGACAGGAAAATTCTTGAAAAG GTTCACAGATGAAGAGTCTAGAGTATTCCTGCTTGATAGGGGTAATACCAGGGATAAAGAGGCTCCAAAggagaaaggatcagagaaagggagggcagagggagaatgggAAGATCAGGAAGCTCTAGATTACTTTAGCGATAAAGAGTCtggaaaacaaaagtttaatgatTCCGAAGGGGATgacacagaggagacagaggactaTAGACAGTTCAGGAAGTCAGTCCTTGCAGATCAGGGTAAAAATTTTGCTACTACATCTCACCGGAATACTGAGGAGGAAGGACCCAAGTACAAGTCCAAAGTTTCACTGAAAGGCAATAGAGAAAGTGATggatttagagaagaaaaaaactataaacttAAAGAGACTGGCTACGTAGTGGAAAGGCCTAGCACTGCAAAAGATAAGCACAAGGAAGACgacaaaaattctgaaagaataaCAGTAAAGAAAGAAACTCAGTCACCTGAGCAGGTAAAGTCTGAAAAGCTCAAAGACCTCTTTGATTACAGTCCCCCTCTACACAAGAATCTGGATGCACGAGAAAAGTCTACCTTCAGAGAggagagcccacttaggatcaaAATGATAGCCAGTGATTCTCATCGACCTGAAGTCAAACTCAAAATGGCACCCGTTCCACTTGATGATTCTAACAG ACCTGCTTCCTTGACTAAAGACAGGCTACTTGCTAGTACACTTGTCCATTCTGTCAAGAAAGAACAAGAATTCCGATCCATCTTTGACCACATTAAGTTGCCACAGGCCAGCAAAAGCACTTCAgagtcatttattcaacacattgTGTCCTTGGTTCATCATGTTAAAG AGCAATACTTCAAATCAGCTGCAGTGACTCTAAACGAGAGGTTCACTTCGTATCAGAAAGCCACTGAAGAACATAGTGCCAGGCAAAAGAGCCCTGAGATACACAG gAGAATTGACATCTCTCCAAGTGCCCTGAGGAAGCATACTCGTTtagcaggagaagagagagtttttaaagaagaaaatcaaaag GGAGATAAAAAATTAAGGTGTGATTCTGCTGATCTTCGGCATGACATTGATCGtcggagaaaagaaagaagtaaagaacgGGGGGATTCCAAGGGCTCCAGGGAATCCAGTGGatcaagaaagcaggaaaaaactccAAAAGATTACAAGGAATACAAATCTTACAAAGATGACAG TAAACATAAAAGTAGAGAGCAAGATCATTCTCGATCTTCATCATCTTCAGCGTCACCTTCTTCTCCCAGTTCTcgggaagaaaaggagagtaagaaggaaagagaagacgaGTTTAAAACTCACCACGAACTGAAAGAATACTCAGGCTTTGGAGGAGTTAGCCGACCACGAGGAACCTTT TTTCGAAttagaggcagaggaagagccaGAGGAGTTTTTGCTGGGACAAATACTGGTCCAAACAACTCAAATACTACTTTTCAAAAGAGACCGAAGGAAGAGGAATGGGATCCAGAATATACCCCAAAGAGCAAGAAGTACTTCTTG CATGATGACAGAGATGATGGTGTGGATTATTGGGCCAAAAGAGGAAGAGGTCGTGGTACTTTTCAACGTGGCAGAGGGCGCTTTAACTTCAAAAAATCAGGTAGCAGTCCAAAATGGACTCATGACAAATACCAAGGGGACGGGATTGTTGAAGATGAAGAAGAGaccatggaaaataatgaagaaaagaaggacagacgcaaagaagaaaag gaaTAG